The nucleotide window GGAATCCAGGAATTCACCTCCCATGTGGCTGCCCTCATCACCAGGCCATCCCCATCATTCCTTTGTGGGCATTTTCCTGAAGGCCCCAGGGAATGTGACTCTGTCTTGCACACTGGCCACTGAAGGCACAGAGGGCACATCTCCCACCTGACAGCCCCCAGGCTGACAACTGGATGGCTCATTTTGGATACAGGGGTTTGAAGCGCTGTATTTCCCACATCATCTGCAGTCAGGTAACCTCAGGGCCACCAGCtgtcactgcccagcacaggtaACAAAGTCCTGTTGTTTCAGCCAGGCATGCAAAACAGGCAGTAGCTAAGCAGCCCTTAGAGTAGCACTGCCTCATCAGATAGGatgggataggataggataggataggataggataggataggataggataggataggataggataggataggataggataaagggtggggccagttctgcacacgctgtgcctcacccaaaaagtccactgcgcaggcttgaaggacacacctacttggggagagcccttcccaaatcttcgttcgtgaagcctggccatacatacattgGAAAGCTTAACTTACTGGAAGTCCTGTAGACCAGTTCTGGCCATGTCCCAAGGAGCATTGCAGATTTTATCTTATTAGAAATTAATATAGAGCACATAAATAGACCAGATAAGAATCCAGATTCTGAGAGAAGACTAGTGTGTACTACTTCAAGTCCATTCTGAGTTGAGAGTTGGTGGAACCATTTTCCCATTCTCTAGGTCAGATGCCCAACCCTCAGAGTTAACCTAAAGGCACCGACTTGTGGCCAGTGTACTGGGTACCCTTACTGGGTAGCTCCTGCCACCAGACCAGTTCCTGCCTGCTAAGCATTACCACAGCTTGTGTCCAGCTCCAGAGGAAGCAGAAAGAAACTGGCTAGGACAAGTGGTCAAATTTTATTTGGAGTCACATTAATTACAACTTAGATTTCAACAACTTAGAAGCTACAGGAAATAGCTTCTAAGTGCCCATCTCCCACGGAGAAACTCAGAACTGACACAGCTGTCACAGAACACCTGTGCGTGGAAAAGGGAATCACCAGGATCCAACCTGCCCCAgatgctgagcacagccagaCACACACAACACTGCTCAGAGCCTGGCTGGCTGTTTTATGCTCGCAGGTGCCAAGGCTGTCTGCTCACGATGGGAGAGAAGAAATACCTACAACTTTTCTTGGCAAGTactgggaggagaggagaaagttGCTTCTTTGAAAGAAAGGCAAGGACAAGAAGGGCCTGCCTGTGATGTATTAACTCATTGCCTGGACACCTCTCCAGCACTGTCACATCTGAGACTAATGTTCTTCTCATCCAGAAGCCACTCAAATTACTGTCACTTACCAGTGTCAAAACACCAGGCTGCAGGGTATTTTATGGACTTGGAAAGATCATTTCTATCATTGCTATTGCACAAAGGTCTGGTGTATCACACCAGTGATATTCTTAGCACTTGCCAATGGCCCCCACCAACCCTTGTTTCAGTCTTTATTTCTTCAGCTCTTGATCCCATGTTTTACCTGTTAACCAAGAGAGCAAACACGGCAAAATGTACATCACCACTGTCTGTGTTTTGCTCTCAGATGGAAGAATAGTCCTTAGTGGTGAAATAACAACTGTAGCAGattcagggaaaacaaaagtctAGGTTTTCTGATCTCTGGTACCAAGTGGGAATGCCTTGCAGGTTCCTCTGGTACCATGGGCTGGCTGAGGTTATCCTGCAGGCATAGACTGTTGTGAGGACCACAGTGGGCATGCAGCAAGCACAAGTTCACTGCCATGTGATCTCCTTAACTCCTTGATATGCAATGGTCTCCTTCTCTGGATCACTACACCTCATTTCTCACCTTCTAATTCTGCAGCCTGTTTCTTACAACATGGATGTTAGCTCTGTATTTAATAACATCAGTCTGATTAACTCCATTACATACTGTGGAAGACCTTTCCCTATTCTTGTTCTCTATGCACATACCCAAGGATCATAAGTCCTGTTTACTACAGGCAATTCAAGGCACTAGATCCCAAACGGTAGCTCCACATTTACTTCTAATCCCAGCTCTCCAATACATGTGAGCTTTCATGAGACAACTGCATGACACAGTTTTGATAACCAGTTATGCTCTTTCCTCCTGCTATACCTGGCTCTTCCCCTTGCAACAGGCCCAACACTCACACGACTCCTCAGAGTTTGCTCAGCTcattacagaaacagaaaatctcTTTTTGCAAGATAACAGTGCTGTGGTAAACGAGGGGCCGGAAGACAGGAGCACATGGGTACCCGAGACCGGGGCGGGACACGGCGCGTCCGCAACAGCCTTGTCTGCCCACCTGCCCGTCCGGTGAGTCCGTGAGTCACGGAGAGGGAGGGCGCTGGGCGTGCCCTGCGCTGAGAACCGCACTCTCTCTGAAAACCGCGCGCTCCCTCCGCGGCCCCGACGGGGAGAGGGCAGCTCTCCACTTCTCTCCCTCTCcgttcctctccctcttctctgctCCGGCGCAGGCACAGACCGCACCGCCGGACCCGCGCCCGTGGCGAGGAGGGGCAGCCTCCGGCAGCCCGTGCCCTGCCTCGCCCATGGCGGGGCCGCGGGACCCCGCGGAGCGCTGCTCCTGCCGCAACACTGACTGCGTGGAGCGGCCGCTGCGGCGGCTCTTCGAAGGGCTGGCGAGCGGCGTGGCCGCCTGCCCCTGGCCCTTCGTGCTGGTGCCGCTGCTGTTGTCGGGCGGGCTGGGCGCCGGCTTCTTCTTCCTGCCGCAGCGCCAGGCGAACGACATCGAGGGGCAGTTCACGCCCACGGGGGGCCCCGCCAAGGCCGAGCGCGACTTGGTGCGGCGGCATTTCCCCACCGACGACTCGGCGCGCTTCTCCGCCCCGCGGCTGCCCACCGAGGGCGCCTACGCGGCCCTCATCGCCGTGGCGACCAACGGGACCTCGGTCCTGGCGCCGGCGGcgtggcaggaggtgctgcgGCTGGACGAGGCCGTGCGCGACCCCAAGTACGAGCAGCTCTGCGCCCGCAGCGATGGCAAATGCTCCAGCCCCAACCCGCTGCTGTCGCGGAGGGGCGATGAGCGACCGCCCGCCCCGCAGAGCCTCCAGTTCCCCGTCAACAACGGCGACTTCCTCGGGGCCGCGCTGGGCGGTGTGGAGACCCGCGACGGGCGGGTGCTGTCGGCGCGGGCCCTGAAGCTGCTCTATTACTTGCGGGAGGACGGCCCCGAGGCGGAGGACAGCCGGCAGTGGCTGCAGGGCTTCCTGCGGAACATCTCGGCGAAGCTGACGGACTTGCATCTCAGCTCCATTCGGGTAAGGCAGGGCCGGGTACGGCCGTACGGAGCCGCAATGTCCGGCCAGCCCCGTCGCGGAAAGAACAGCAGACAGTGCGGGGAAAAGGCGGGTGGCCTGCGGCTTGCGGCGGCCACGGCAGTGCTCTGCTGCCAGCGTGAGCTTTAGCCTTGCCTGGGCGTGTGTACAAAGACCAAGAAAACGAGAAATGCATCatcctttctttccttgttttaacGGCAGGTGACTTACTTTACTTCGCTGTCCAGACAGCAGGAGTTTGAAGGAAATACCAAGAGCGTGATCCCTCTCTTCTCAGTAACATATTTCTTGACAATAACCTTTTCAATCATCTCTTGCTTAAGGTAAAATACCCTCTAAACTATGGCTCCATGAGCAGTGACCTCTGCTCTTCTTCACCTGCCTCAATTGGTTTCTAGTCCTGTCGAGTGAAGGTGTTCTTAAAGCTGCAGACCGTAACATTTAATAATGGGCAAAAGTGtatttctttgctctttcttgTCCACCTGTGCATTTTTCCCAACTGCTTGGATGGGGCTCATGATAAGCACCAGATGAATGCATACACAAGCATTCAGGGCAGACATAACCAACTTGAATGCTCACCTCCTAGAGAAATTAATCTTGTCCAGTGCTAACACCTTGAAGCTCCGCTAGCAGCTTTCATTAGGAGTTCTCTTTAGACAGGGTAATGCTGGTATCTGTCAAATATTTGATGAATAAATttcttgaaatgttttcagACTGAGCTGTATAAGAAATAATGTCTGGCTTGCCTGCTGTGGCGTGGTTTCTGCCGGCTTAGCTGTGTTGAGCAGCTTTGGATTGATGCTCTTCTGTGGAGCGCCGTTTGTGGTCACTGTAGCAAACGCACCATTCCTGATTCTGGGTAAGTAGAAAAGTGAGTCTGATTCAGATACAAAGACTAAAGCAAAGTTAACACAACCTAGTGGTGTCACTCTTTCAAGATGTGAGCATCAGATCCTACAACTTTCTGAGCTGCAGCGAGGGAAGGACATACCTGGAGGTGCAGCCTCCTCAGAACTCCTCCAGGAGGGTGAgcccctcagctcagctcagctcagctcagctcagcctgggTCGCTGCCATCCAGTAGTACCTTTTGACGTGCTGCTTGCTTCATCTTTGCATGTCTACTGGCAATTACATCTTCGGGCAGCAGGTAGTAGTTTCATCTATTCTTTTATGCTTGGCTAAATCATCTATGCTCACTTCTCTATTCATGTGGTCTTGCTTTCCCTTTTCATGTGATAATTTTTGGGAAAATGGAAGAGCCTTTGAGCACATTGGCAAAATACTGAAAGGTCTGTGATTAAAATATTGAGATTTGGCAGAGCTGAGACAAGCACATTGGCACTTCCTTATTGAACTTTGGTTCCCTCACTCTGGCTTCAAACCCAAGCCCAGGATCCAGTCTTCCTGGCAGGGTTTCCCAGGACTCTGGTGGGTAATATTTTTCAGTGCATGAGTATAAATGTGAAgataaatgaataataaaatgtgaaaaagggCTGAATGATAAACTGGAGAgaagtggaggaaaaagaacattaaaaagtgATCCAGAGATCAAAAAAGTGACCCACTGGAAAACTGGGATCACCATTATCCCCTGTGATAACAACTGCTGTACATGTGTGCTGATGGCAGAGCAAGAAATCATTAGTCTAAGTTGCTGCAGTGATGAAGAAAAGATTCCAGAGATAACGGAATACATTTCCAGTGGTAAGGATAGTTGAACATCAGAACACATGATGCTTTGAGATCTGTGTCATCTACATGAGTGGACACGTGGACAGCAGGTACAAGACACTTTTCAGAGATGGAGTAGGTCTGCTCAGTCCTTCAGCAGAGTAGGGTGAGGGGTCACCACCCCATCAGGTCACCAAGAGTTTCTGAAAGGTAATACATTCAGCTACACATAAAGGATCTGTTTTCCTGATTCTATTATAACTTGCATCAGCACTAAAGCCATGTtaatggcttttctttttcaaaattttgtgCAGACTTAGACATGATTAATGTTGTAGTTTTGTTGGGTGTTAGTGGAAGCTGCTGTTTTGCAGTGCAGCATTAACTTTTTCTCCCCTTGCAGGAGTTGGCGTTGATGACATGTTCATCATGGTCGCTTCCTGGGAACAAAgttcaaggaaaaaagagaaatctgatGTTAAATCTCTGCTGGCTGAGACTTACTCAGAGGCAGCACTTTCTGTGACCATCACCACTCTCACAGATGTTTTGGCGTtcttcattggcacctggacTGCTTTTCCGTCTGTGAGATCTTTTTGCCTCTATACGGGCACTGCATTTGTCTTCTGCTATGTATACACCATGACCTTCTTTGGGGCAGTTCTTGTATTAAATCATAAAAGGGAGCAAGGCAACCGACACTGGCTGACTTGTATGCGTGTGGGAGTAGATCAAGATCAGGCAGAGAACTCCTGCCTGTACAATGCTTGCTGTATCGGCAACTGTTCTGGGCAGTCCTCTGAGCCAGAAGGTGAACATCCAATGAGcatattctttaaaaagtattatGGGCCTTTCGTTACAAATAAATGGATCAAGCTACTCGTGGTGTTGCTGTACGGAGCATATTTGGGTGCCAGTGTTTATGGGTGTACTCAGGTCAGGGAAGGCATCGATCTTCGAAATCTGGCTAATGATGACTCTTACGTTATTCCATactatgatgatgatgaggaatATTTCTCGACATACGGACCCAGGGTCATGGTTGTCATTACTGAAAGTGTAGACTACTGGAATCAGACAGTTCGTCGTGACATTGAGAGCTGTGCACAGAATTTAGAGAACATTTCCTATGTAGATAAGAACCTCTCAGAGTCATGGCTGAGAGTATACACAGTATTTGCCGAAAGCAGTTCAATAAATATAAACAGTAAGGCTCCCTTCTTTGATAATTTACCGATACTATTCAGAATTCGTTCCAGTTTTGAGTGGGACATAAACAAAACTCAAGATGAAATAGAAGCTTCACGTTTCTTCATCCAGACCGTGAACGTGACCTCAGCTGTTGATGAGAAGAATCTTCTCAATCAGTTAAGAGAGACAGCCAAGCAGTGCAGTATTCCACTGAAGGTGTATCACCCAGCGTTCATCTACTATGACCAGTACCTGGTAATAGTTCAGAACACCATCCAGAACGTTGCCGTTGCTGCCGCTGCAATGCTCGTTGTCTCCCTTCTGCTCATTCCCAACCCTCTGTGTTGCTTGTGGGTGACTTTTGCTATAGCTTCTGTTATAGTTGGTGTTGCTGGTTTCATGACATTTTGGAATGTCAATCTCGATTCTATATCCATGATCAACCTGGTCATTTGTATAGGGTTTTCAGTAGATTTTTCTGCTCATGTTTCCTATGCCTTTGTTACAAGTAGAGAGTCATCAGCCAATGAAAGGGCAATCGaggctctgtccctgctgggttACCCAGTATTACAAGGTGCAGTTTCTACTATATTAGGAGTTGTTGTCCTGGCTGCCGCAAAAACCTACATCTTCAGGACCTTTTTCAAGATCATGTTTCTTGTCATTTTGTTTGGGGCTCTTCATGGTCTTGTTTTTATTCCAGTGTTTTTAACATTTATTGGAAAACTTGGCAGGTCACTCCATAATACGAAATCCAGCAAAGGATCACCTCACAGTACCATGTCTATAAAGTTAGAACACAGATTTAGAAATGATAAAGACTGTCCGTGAATGTTAGACgtaaaatattatatatttattatatatagaTTCAAATGCAGTGACTGTCAGGGAATATAAGATATGATGaaacaggggagaaaaaattaCATCAGGGAAGCAAAGAC belongs to Pithys albifrons albifrons isolate INPA30051 chromosome 7, PitAlb_v1, whole genome shotgun sequence and includes:
- the LOC139674009 gene encoding patched domain-containing protein 3-like is translated as MAGPRDPAERCSCRNTDCVERPLRRLFEGLASGVAACPWPFVLVPLLLSGGLGAGFFFLPQRQANDIEGQFTPTGGPAKAERDLVRRHFPTDDSARFSAPRLPTEGAYAALIAVATNGTSVLAPAAWQEVLRLDEAVRDPKYEQLCARSDGKCSSPNPLLSRRGDERPPAPQSLQFPVNNGDFLGAALGGVETRDGRVLSARALKLLYYLREDGPEAEDSRQWLQGFLRNISAKLTDLHLSSIRVTYFTSLSRQQEFEGNTKSVIPLFSVTYFLTITFSIISCLRLSCIRNNVWLACCGVVSAGLAVLSSFGLMLFCGAPFVVTVANAPFLILGVGVDDMFIMVASWEQSSRKKEKSDVKSLLAETYSEAALSVTITTLTDVLAFFIGTWTAFPSVRSFCLYTGTAFVFCYVYTMTFFGAVLVLNHKREQGNRHWLTCMRVGVDQDQAENSCLYNACCIGNCSGQSSEPEGEHPMSIFFKKYYGPFVTNKWIKLLVVLLYGAYLGASVYGCTQVREGIDLRNLANDDSYVIPYYDDDEEYFSTYGPRVMVVITESVDYWNQTVRRDIESCAQNLENISYVDKNLSESWLRVYTVFAESSSININSKAPFFDNLPILFRIRSSFEWDINKTQDEIEASRFFIQTVNVTSAVDEKNLLNQLRETAKQCSIPLKVYHPAFIYYDQYLVIVQNTIQNVAVAAAAMLVVSLLLIPNPLCCLWVTFAIASVIVGVAGFMTFWNVNLDSISMINLVICIGFSVDFSAHVSYAFVTSRESSANERAIEALSLLGYPVLQGAVSTILGVVVLAAAKTYIFRTFFKIMFLVILFGALHGLVFIPVFLTFIGKLGRSLHNTKSSKGSPHSTMSIKLEHRFRNDKDCP